Proteins co-encoded in one Lasioglossum baleicum chromosome 3, iyLasBale1, whole genome shotgun sequence genomic window:
- the Bap60 gene encoding brahma-associated protein 60 isoform X1 — MAQRFPVPNTGNNGPPQQRYTASSVPPNLRQYSGPNFSMQQRSGFTPPPQMGNAGPGPASIIRANQPYSNMRPGPMPNPPVGKRSADQRIPMSQQKPYFWNSDFSHSTSKKKKKLADKILPQKVRDLVPESQAYMDLLAFERKLDATIMRKRLDIQEALKRPMKQKRKLRIFISNTFYPAKEAGEGEDGSVASWELRVEGRLLDDTKNDPNKVKRKFSSFFKSLVIELDKDLYGPDNHLVEWHRTLTTQETDGFQVKRPGDKNVRCTILLLLDYQPLQFKLDPRLARLLGVHTQTRPVIISALWQYIKTHKLQDSHEREFINCDKYLEQIFACSRMKFAEIPQRLNPLLHPPDPIVINHVISVEGTETKQTACYDIDVEVDDTLKTQMNNFLLSTASQQEIQSLDNKIHETVETINQLKTNREFFLSFAKDPQQFINKWIISQTRDLKTMIDVVGNPEEERRAEFYYQPWAQEAVCRYFYTKVQQKRAELEQALGIRNS; from the exons ATGGCACAAAGATTTCCTGTACCAAATACAGGGAATAATGGCCCACCTCAACAGAGGTACACAGCGTCGTCTGTGCCTCCAAACCTGCGACAGTATTCCGGCCCGAATTTTTCT ATGCAACAGAGATCCGGATTCACTCCACCTCCACAGATGGGTAACGCCGGACCTGGTCCAGCCAGCATAATAAGAGCCAATCAACCGTATTCGAACATGCGTCCAGGCCCGATGCCTAACCCTCCCGTAGGGAAGAGAAGCGCCGATCAACGTATACCTATGTCGCAACAAAAACC GTATTTTTGGAACAGTGATTTTTCACATTCCACTtccaagaagaagaaaaagctgGCGGACAAAATACTGCCGCAGAAAGTGCGCGATTTAGTGCCAGAGTCGCAGGCCTACATGGACCTGTTAGCGTTCGAGAGGAAGCTGGACGCGACCATAATGCGAAAACGATTAGACATACAAGAGGCGCTGAAACGTCCCATGAAACAGAAGAGGAAGCTACGAATATTTATTTCGAATACATTTTATCCCGCGAAGGAAGCTGGCGAGGGAGAGGACGGTTCGGTGGCATCGTGGGAACTTAGAGTAGAAGGTCGATTACTGGATGACACGAAGAACGATCCTAACAAA GTGAAACGGAAGTTCTCCTCGTTCTTTAAAAGCTTAGTTATAGAATTGGATAAAGATCTGTACGGCCCTGATAACCACTTAGTCGAATGGCATCGTACGTTAACAACCCAAGAGACTGATGGTTTCCAAGTGAAGAGACCCGGAGACAAGAACGTTCGGTGCACTATACTTTTGCTCCTTGATTATCAACCCCTACAA TTTAAACTGGACCCCAGATTAGCGCGATTGCTAGGTGTTCATACACAGACGAGACCTGTTATCATTTCCGCCCTCTGGCAGTACATAAAGACGCACAAGCTCCAGGACAGCCACGAGAGAGAGTTCATAAACTGTGATAAATACCTGGAACAAATATTCGCTTGTTCGCGGATGAAGTTCGCGGAGATACCTCAACGGCTGAACCCGCTGCTTCATCCTCCAGATCCGATTGTAATTAATCACGTCATCAGTGTAGAAG GTACTGAAACGAAACAGACCGCGTGTTACGACATCGACGTCGAGGTAGACGACACGTTGAAGACACAAATGAACAACTTCCTGCTGTCGACCGCGAGTCAACAGGAGATCCAGAGTTTGGACAACAAGATCCACGAGACTGTGGAGACGATCAACCAGTTGAAGACGAACAGAGAGTTTTTCCTGAGTTTCGCCAAGGATCCGCAGCAGTTCATCAACAAGTGGATCATCTCGCAGACCAGGGATTTGAAGACCATGATCGACGTCGTTGGAAACCCTGAAGAAGAACGCAGAGCGGAGTTCTACTATCAACCGTGGGCTCAGGAAGCGGTCTGTCGGTACTTCTACACGAAAGTGCAACAGAAACGCGCGGAATTGGAGCAGGCGCTCGGCATCAGGAACTCATAA
- the Bap60 gene encoding brahma-associated protein 60 isoform X2 yields the protein MAQRFPVPNTGNNGPPQQRYTASSVPPNLRQYSGPNFSMQQRSGFTPPPQMGNAGPGPASIIRANQPYSNMRPGPMPNPPVGKRSADQRIPMSQQKPDFSHSTSKKKKKLADKILPQKVRDLVPESQAYMDLLAFERKLDATIMRKRLDIQEALKRPMKQKRKLRIFISNTFYPAKEAGEGEDGSVASWELRVEGRLLDDTKNDPNKVKRKFSSFFKSLVIELDKDLYGPDNHLVEWHRTLTTQETDGFQVKRPGDKNVRCTILLLLDYQPLQFKLDPRLARLLGVHTQTRPVIISALWQYIKTHKLQDSHEREFINCDKYLEQIFACSRMKFAEIPQRLNPLLHPPDPIVINHVISVEGTETKQTACYDIDVEVDDTLKTQMNNFLLSTASQQEIQSLDNKIHETVETINQLKTNREFFLSFAKDPQQFINKWIISQTRDLKTMIDVVGNPEEERRAEFYYQPWAQEAVCRYFYTKVQQKRAELEQALGIRNS from the exons ATGGCACAAAGATTTCCTGTACCAAATACAGGGAATAATGGCCCACCTCAACAGAGGTACACAGCGTCGTCTGTGCCTCCAAACCTGCGACAGTATTCCGGCCCGAATTTTTCT ATGCAACAGAGATCCGGATTCACTCCACCTCCACAGATGGGTAACGCCGGACCTGGTCCAGCCAGCATAATAAGAGCCAATCAACCGTATTCGAACATGCGTCCAGGCCCGATGCCTAACCCTCCCGTAGGGAAGAGAAGCGCCGATCAACGTATACCTATGTCGCAACAAAAACC TGATTTTTCACATTCCACTtccaagaagaagaaaaagctgGCGGACAAAATACTGCCGCAGAAAGTGCGCGATTTAGTGCCAGAGTCGCAGGCCTACATGGACCTGTTAGCGTTCGAGAGGAAGCTGGACGCGACCATAATGCGAAAACGATTAGACATACAAGAGGCGCTGAAACGTCCCATGAAACAGAAGAGGAAGCTACGAATATTTATTTCGAATACATTTTATCCCGCGAAGGAAGCTGGCGAGGGAGAGGACGGTTCGGTGGCATCGTGGGAACTTAGAGTAGAAGGTCGATTACTGGATGACACGAAGAACGATCCTAACAAA GTGAAACGGAAGTTCTCCTCGTTCTTTAAAAGCTTAGTTATAGAATTGGATAAAGATCTGTACGGCCCTGATAACCACTTAGTCGAATGGCATCGTACGTTAACAACCCAAGAGACTGATGGTTTCCAAGTGAAGAGACCCGGAGACAAGAACGTTCGGTGCACTATACTTTTGCTCCTTGATTATCAACCCCTACAA TTTAAACTGGACCCCAGATTAGCGCGATTGCTAGGTGTTCATACACAGACGAGACCTGTTATCATTTCCGCCCTCTGGCAGTACATAAAGACGCACAAGCTCCAGGACAGCCACGAGAGAGAGTTCATAAACTGTGATAAATACCTGGAACAAATATTCGCTTGTTCGCGGATGAAGTTCGCGGAGATACCTCAACGGCTGAACCCGCTGCTTCATCCTCCAGATCCGATTGTAATTAATCACGTCATCAGTGTAGAAG GTACTGAAACGAAACAGACCGCGTGTTACGACATCGACGTCGAGGTAGACGACACGTTGAAGACACAAATGAACAACTTCCTGCTGTCGACCGCGAGTCAACAGGAGATCCAGAGTTTGGACAACAAGATCCACGAGACTGTGGAGACGATCAACCAGTTGAAGACGAACAGAGAGTTTTTCCTGAGTTTCGCCAAGGATCCGCAGCAGTTCATCAACAAGTGGATCATCTCGCAGACCAGGGATTTGAAGACCATGATCGACGTCGTTGGAAACCCTGAAGAAGAACGCAGAGCGGAGTTCTACTATCAACCGTGGGCTCAGGAAGCGGTCTGTCGGTACTTCTACACGAAAGTGCAACAGAAACGCGCGGAATTGGAGCAGGCGCTCGGCATCAGGAACTCATAA